Within Flagellimonas maritima, the genomic segment GGACGGGGACAATTTCAAGCCTCCCTCTTTTCAAGGTTTTAAGGTAGTAATGGGTCCCTCACAATCCATAAGTTCTTCTTGGATCAATGGCAAACGAAGTTACTCGAAGTCTTATTCCTATGTGTTGGTGCCGACAGCCAGGGGAAGATTCACCATTGAGCAGGCCACCATAGAAATTGGCGGGGAAACTTATAAAACCCTTTCAAAAGCTGTAGAGGTCACAGCAGCTGTTGATAAGCCCAGTGACCAAAAAACGGTTGACGATGTTGCAGATGAAAGCCTTCATCTAGTTGCAGAAGTATCCAAGGGGAATCCCTATCTAAACGAGGCTGTAAATGTAGTTTACAAACTTTATGTAAGTCCAAATATAAGTGTTACCAATTACCGCCCGCTGGACAATCCTAAATACAACAGTTTTTGGAGTCAAGACATCCCCGTAACAAAACACACGGCCCAAAACGGAACGTACAAAGGCAAACCATATCGCTACGTAATCTTAAAACGGGTAGTGCTATACCCACAAAAATCAGGAAACTTGGAGATTGAACCACTTTCTTTGGAAATCTTTGTAGACGTTCCAACAAACAGGAGGGATTTCTTTGGTGGTCGTATCTATACCCAAACCAGTAAAACGGTTTCCGCAGGCAGACGCACACTTAATGTAAAACCTTTGCCTACTGCAGGCAAGCCTGCAAATTTTGGTGGAGCGGTAGGTGAGTTCGATTTTAATGTTACTACGAGCAAAAATAAGTTGAATGCCTCAGAATCGTTACAGGCAAAGGTCGAAGTCTCAGGAAAAGGAAACCTAAAACTCTTTCAATTACCAGAACCGGAACTTCCAAGTGCATTGGAAGTATACGACCCAGAATATGACGAAAATGTACGTACCGTAAGTTCTGGCATGGAAGGCAAAGTAGCGAATAATTACACCATAGTTCCATCGTTCAGGGGAAAATATCCTATCCCTAGTATATCCTTCAGCTATTTTAATCCAAGGACATCAAAGTATGTCACTTTGAGTTCCGAAGAAATAAATATTGAAGTCATGGAAGGGCCTACAAGCGCCTCTTCCGATAACCCCGTCACTCTGGGCACCAATAAGCAATTGGTAGTGGCAACTGGAAAACAGTTCCACTTTATTAAACTAAATCCAAATTTGAGCAAGCTTGAAACAAAGTATTTCTTCGGGTCAGGGAACTTCTATCTTTTACTTTTAGCCCCATTGTTATTGATTCCCATAGCGGTGTTCTCCTTTAAGAAAAGAGAGGCGATCGCTAGTGACGTAGCGGGGAATAAAATTAAAAAGGCGAACAAACTTGCGAGAAAATACCTATCCACTGCCAAAAAAGAGCTGGGCAATAAAGAAGCTTTCTATGTGGCTCTTGAAAAAGGACTACATAACTATTTAAAAGCAAAGTTAAAAATAGAGACCTCTGAGTTCAGTAAAGAAAAAATAACCATTATCCTCACAGATAAAAATGTAAGCTCAGACGATATAGATGGATTCATAAGTCTGCTCAAAAATTGTGAAATGGCACGTTATAGTCCATTCTCGGATGTGCAAATGCAAAATGACTACGAAAAAGCAAGTGATATAATCTCTAAATTGGACAAACAATTATGAGCGTAAAGAAATTGGCCTTATTTGCTTTTCTATTTTCATTTTATGTAGGACTGGCCCAGAATACTGCACTTTTCAATCAAGCTACAGAACACTACAATAAAGGTGAATATGCACAAGCAATCCAAAATTATGAGCAAATCCTAGAAAATGGAGAACACTCAGCCGCATTGTATTTCAATTTGGGCAATTGTTATTATAAATTGGACGAAATAGGTCCAAGTATCTACTTTTATGAAAAGGCCCTACTTTTAAAACCAAATGACAGCGAAATTTTAAATAATCTTCGCTATGCCCAGAATATGAGGCTTGATGCCATTGAAGAAATGCCCAAAACCGACCTAGGGCGTGTATATACAAATTTTGTGAATATGCTATCCTTTGATCAATGGGCCTACTCTGCAATTTTTCTTATTATTCTTTTTGTACTCTTATACCTTGCCTATTTCTTTTTGCGATATGCCACTCAAAAGCGTATAGCGTTCATAGTTAGTATCTTTTCCTTGATTTTGGGTGCATTCTGTGTTTTGATTGCTTATTTACAATATCAAAATTTTAAAAAAGACAATCCTGCCATTGTCTACAGCTCAGAGGTGAAGATTACTTCAGAGCCCAATAATAATAGTGAAGTAGTATTTACATTGCATGAAGGAACCAAGGTCAATATACTGGAGCAGCTCAACGATTGGAAAAAAATTAGACTTGCCGATGGCAAAACCGGATGGTTGAAGAGTGACAATCTAAAGCTTCTTAAGGACTTTTAATTTATATTTAACAAAGAATGATAGCTTTACTATTATTTTTGGCCAAAAGCGTTCACGTGCTCAAAGCCATAATCTATCCATTTCTGGCATTACTGTTAATGTTTTCCATATTGGCTCCATCAATTATGCTTTTATTGGATAATAAATATGAAATTGCAGTTCCACAAGATTTAAATGAAGAGGAAAAAAAACAAGAAAACGAACCCGAAAAAAATTTCGATTACAAAAATTCAGTTCTAATCAATTCTATTGCAGCAAAGACACGTGTTTATACAAAGAAAATTTTGTGCCACAGCAGCT encodes:
- a CDS encoding SH3 domain-containing protein, yielding MSVKKLALFAFLFSFYVGLAQNTALFNQATEHYNKGEYAQAIQNYEQILENGEHSAALYFNLGNCYYKLDEIGPSIYFYEKALLLKPNDSEILNNLRYAQNMRLDAIEEMPKTDLGRVYTNFVNMLSFDQWAYSAIFLIILFVLLYLAYFFLRYATQKRIAFIVSIFSLILGAFCVLIAYLQYQNFKKDNPAIVYSSEVKITSEPNNNSEVVFTLHEGTKVNILEQLNDWKKIRLADGKTGWLKSDNLKLLKDF
- a CDS encoding BatD family protein, with protein sequence MYKAWFNFLIFLSTSLFAGLSLYGQENEVTFEVRLSKEKLGINERLRVEFAMNKDGDNFKPPSFQGFKVVMGPSQSISSSWINGKRSYSKSYSYVLVPTARGRFTIEQATIEIGGETYKTLSKAVEVTAAVDKPSDQKTVDDVADESLHLVAEVSKGNPYLNEAVNVVYKLYVSPNISVTNYRPLDNPKYNSFWSQDIPVTKHTAQNGTYKGKPYRYVILKRVVLYPQKSGNLEIEPLSLEIFVDVPTNRRDFFGGRIYTQTSKTVSAGRRTLNVKPLPTAGKPANFGGAVGEFDFNVTTSKNKLNASESLQAKVEVSGKGNLKLFQLPEPELPSALEVYDPEYDENVRTVSSGMEGKVANNYTIVPSFRGKYPIPSISFSYFNPRTSKYVTLSSEEINIEVMEGPTSASSDNPVTLGTNKQLVVATGKQFHFIKLNPNLSKLETKYFFGSGNFYLLLLAPLLLIPIAVFSFKKREAIASDVAGNKIKKANKLARKYLSTAKKELGNKEAFYVALEKGLHNYLKAKLKIETSEFSKEKITIILTDKNVSSDDIDGFISLLKNCEMARYSPFSDVQMQNDYEKASDIISKLDKQL